The genomic segment ATCGGCAAGCCCTGCCCCAGAGGCTGCGGCCAGGCGTCCAGCAGCTGCTGGACGCGCTCGACGGGGTCCCCGCCTACATCTGCGGCCGGCGCCTGGACATCCTGGGCTGGAACCGGCTCGCCACCACCGTGTTCGGGGATTGGTCCCGGCTCCCACCTCGGGAGCACAACCTGTCCCGGCTGGTGTTCCTCTCCCCCGCGGCACGCGACCGTTTCGCCGACCTGGAAGCCAAGATGCTGGACATCGTCAGCATCCTGCGCGTGGACGCTGGCACACACCCGGAGGATACGGAACTCGCCGCTCTGATTGGCGAACTGGCGGAGAAGAGCAACGACTTCCGACGGCTGTGGGCCCGCCACCACGTACGCTGCAGGGGCCACGGCGTCCAGCGGCTACGCCACCCGGTGGTGGGCGAACTCGCCCTCTCCTTCGAAGCCATGGGGTTACCCGGCGACGCGGACCAGACCCTCGTCGTCCATCACGCCGAGCCCGGCTCGACGTCCCGGAAAGCCCTGTGGCTGCTGACAGGTCTGACGGCCTCACTCAGCGGGTCTGCCTCCTGACAACGCACACATGAAGCAACAGGATCCGGTCGTCGCTCGCGGGGGAAGCGGCACATCCTGTACTTCCTCGAACCGGGATCCCCGGCCCACGTGCGGCAGTTCCCGACCGAACCTCCGGGCGTACAACAGTGGCGACAGGGAAGACAGGCGTCACGGCTCCCGAGCTCAGCGACGGCGACGCACTGGGACGGTTCCTACGCATCCGCCGCACCCGGGCAGCCCAGCCGCCGGATTGCCCCAGGTCGGCCACCGCCGCACACCCGGCCTGCGCCGCGAGAAGCTGGTGCTGCGACCGGCATGGTTCACCGGGCTGATGGGCGGGGCAGTGGCGGTGCCAATCGAGAGGCGCTTTGAGGAGGTGGCGCAGCCGCCGGGGACGTTGTGGCGCTCCGCCAGGAGGGTGCGCAGTCCCAGCGTTGGAGGGTGGCGGCGGTCAGTCCGGCGTTGCCCCGCGCCGATGACCACCGCGTCGAAGGCCGTCGTCGTGGTTACTGTTCGGCGGCCTCTCGGGCGATCTGCTCGAACTGGGCGCCCATGGCCTCGCCGAGCGCCTGGGCGGCGGAGAGCGGGCGCACCATCACCGTGAACTCGTCGATCTTCCCTTCGTCGTCGAAGTGCAGGAAGTCGCATCCCTGGAGCTGCTTGCCGGCGACGGTGGCGGTGAAGACGAAGGCGTGATCGCGGCCGTCGGAATTGGCGATCTCACGGATGTAGGTGAAGTCCTCGAAGACCCGGAGCACGCCGCGCAGGAGCGCCGCGGTGATCGCCTTG from the Streptomyces sp. NBC_00310 genome contains:
- a CDS encoding helix-turn-helix transcriptional regulator, with translation MPPDVTPTSAHPPSRHPVGEGFEPELDRRAELREFLRSRRARLGPEDVGLPSSGRRRVPGLRREELAQLAGVSFAYYTRLEQGHGDTMSAEVLDSVARALRLSGYEHAHLFRLARPELHGNRQALPQRLRPGVQQLLDALDGVPAYICGRRLDILGWNRLATTVFGDWSRLPPREHNLSRLVFLSPAARDRFADLEAKMLDIVSILRVDAGTHPEDTELAALIGELAEKSNDFRRLWARHHVRCRGHGVQRLRHPVVGELALSFEAMGLPGDADQTLVVHHAEPGSTSRKALWLLTGLTASLSGSAS
- a CDS encoding nuclear transport factor 2 family protein, producing the protein MHPFRKAVESGDLDAVAALLADDVVFTSPVTFKPYPGKAITAALLRGVLRVFEDFTYIREIANSDGRDHAFVFTATVAGKQLQGCDFLHFDDEGKIDEFTVMVRPLSAAQALGEAMGAQFEQIAREAAEQ